The Lolium rigidum isolate FL_2022 chromosome 2, APGP_CSIRO_Lrig_0.1, whole genome shotgun sequence genomic interval tccttccggcttcttcttcggaggcgacgccttccgcggcttcgcgaacggcgctttcgcccctttcatcccattgcccggcggcttcttggccatctttttgggggctgtcggcggcgccatggaatgggagagggtagcggcggcgggtggacggcgggagggagaaacaaatcggtgGGATAGGATAAATGAATCGGCTGCGGGATATGggttgggaggccagaaatgcgcggcgggataggcgcgatgtggcgggaggggtgggatttggcgggagtgggagacgaattttccctatgccgctgacgcgtcgggcccgtcactccccgcctcgcttttcgttgtgtccggcgtgcccggtgcgtcccctgtgggacggggacgggctcggggcgccggacaaaattgggctttggaggacgcggctgtaaccgttttttggtccgacgcgccccaaattgctttggggggcggtttggggaacgcgagtggagatgctcttagttaagaagaaaaaaaaactcacTCATGTCCAAAGTACAGGTGTACTCTTGAACTATGTCAATTAATTTAGGTCCCAGGAAGAACCAATCTTGCAAGGTGGCAATTTGTGAGAAAATCTATTTACCCAAAAAAATTACAGTAACTTAACTTGACTTTCTACCGATCGAAATGACCAAGTTAATTGCCAACTGTTAGCACAAGTGCACACGCAGACCATACCAGACCAGTCCTAGTGTCCATACCAGCCAAGTGATTTGATTATCAACTATTGGTTGCCTAAATAGTTTACAAGAATAGCGTGCAGGCAGtctgtcttttatttattttgctaTTAATGTGACACGTCAAATGTCACTATCAACCTAGGATGATATAAGCTGTGGCCGATCAGGATACTGTAATATTAAAAAAAACATGATTCTACCCGCAAAAAGAAAAACATGGTACTAATACATTCAGTGTAAAACTACATGAACAATTATTCCAAAAATGAGTTGTATATTGTACATTGATACAGAGCTCAACACTTTTGCTCTGGCCACTCTGCCGACAAAAAACACTATTTATCATCGGATGAGGTACCGATTTGCTCTTATCTCCTTTTAGCAAGCAACTGATTTGCTCTTGGAAACCATACCAAATGTCAAGGATTGAAATTAATTCAACTCCTCCTGTTCGTCCAATGATCCAACAATAAGACCTTTCAGATGGGCATGGAAACTCAACTAAAACCACTGAAAATCTGAGGGTATTGCTTCTAATCCCTGCCTATCTAAATAAACCCTTGGGGAAAAGATTTTAGACTTTCTTGCTAATGTCAATGCTATCGTCCACAAAAAGGGGAAGTACGGGTGGCTACGGAATGACACATCAGCGTGTCAATCACCTTACGGTCACCAAACGTTGGGGATTTGATGGCCCTGGCACCTGTACACCGGATGCTTGATTTGAAGTATCTGTAGAGCTGTGCCCTTCAGCAATGCAGCACTTGATTGGCTTCTGAACCTTGCCAAACAACACATCTTTACTAGAGTATTCTTCAACAAACCTGCACACAAAAAGTAAAGCATGTTTAGAGTTGCTGGAAACCAAAAGGTATAAAAGGGCTGAGAGAATTTGCACAGAAAATATGAATGCTTGCTCTCAGGAATTTATTCAAGCACCATTTTAATACTCTTAAAAAAATGCATGCAGGAACAAGATTAATGCATCATCTCCGAAATGTAATGCATGTTAAATGAACTGAAATGGGAAAATGCATTCAGCATGAACAAATGAACTTGCCAATTTGAAATGGGTGTTCTATGCTGTATAAATAAGTTGGTAGTTGTTGTATTCATTGAATGGGCAATGAGTGATGCGAGTTCGAAAGAATCTCAACTGCATTACACTGAGTTCTTTGTGGCCGAAGACAGAATTAAAAAGAAACAAACGTGAATACCTGAGAAACAGCTTCAGGATTTCACCTTTAATTCAAGATGCAAATGGTGCGGTCCGAGTCGGACCTGTTATTGGACCACCAAACCTTGTTTACAATTGGTAGGTTCAGGTTTGCCCCGCACCTGCTTTCATAGGGTTATGGGCAATCCTAGGTTCGGCCCTCCTCTCTGTAATCTGTACATGGCGCGGCCTGATGACAACAGGGAAACTAGCAGTAGTACATGGGCATTCAGCcattaccaaggagcagcttcgCCTTTGATACGTGAGCCAGTGAGCACTTATCTGTGGCCGGACCTGCCGCTGAAACTCCTGCACACCATCGTGGCACCGCCTGCCATCCATTGATGACCGGCCGCGTCCACAACGACGACGTCTGCTACAGCGCCGGCGAGAACACGTTCTTCCTCGCGCACGGCCCGACAGGTGCACCTGGTGGATGCCTTCTCCAGCGCCAGAGGAACCCCTCTCCCGAGCTAGTCGCACTCCGCAACACCAAGGTAAACATCCACATCTATCGTTTTGGCTGGCGAGACGATCGAGTGCCTCCCGCAGCGTCACGGCGTTCCGACGGCGGCTTGCTCTGCTCGAGCGATGGTTGACTTGGAGACAAGCATGGAATAAGTGGTCTTATCCGCCGTCGTGTCCTTGGCAGCGCCGAACATGCGGCCTACCGCGCTCGCCAGGGACCCCCGGATGCCGCCCCCCGCCGCCGTGCTCCCGGTCGGCGCGGGCGCGCGCGATATCGTCCGCCGCGTGGCAGGCATCCTGCTCCGCCTGCATCACACGCTCGTCCCGCGATCAAGCGATTTCCTCCgccgcgcggcgcgcgtcgttctCCGCATGCGCCTCTCGCTGGCCCGCTTGCCTGGACGCCATGGTCTCGGTGTGGATGTGGTCGAACTTATGTTCATGCGGCGGCATGTTCATGTCAAGAGGAGCTAATCGTAGCTACCGGTTTGACCCTAGGGACGAAAGGGTATTACCCTTAATGGACCTTAATTTTGCCGGGCCGCCCCGTTACCCTGATGGTAGCAAAACACAGGTCCGGTGCAGCGGTCCAGTGGGTAGAACCGGACCACCTGCATCATGACCTTTAATCCGGGGTTTCACCAATATTTCAGTAGGAAGGAGTTGTATTCATTTAAATGGGCGATAAAAGTTCAGTAGGAAGCACTAATATATGAATACACATTGGTTTGCCGACAGCAATAGGGAGAAGCAAAGGAAAAATTTCAGCCAGTTAGGCAGAAGCAGCGTGCAATCCACAAGCTAGGAAATGGGATAGATGAATAAGAATGCCCAAGACAAGTTCTGATGGATGTATTCAATTAGTTATGCCATGTTGGAGTAACAGAAGGTTCAGCTACTACTGAGAAACAGCACCAAATCTTTATTCATTGATAACATGAGAAAGGCACATGGCAGGAAACATAAGGAATAACAAATAATTGTGCAAGGATGCGAAGAGAATTCAACGAAAAGAAAATTACCTGGTTGCAGCCTCCACTGACTCCAGTTTGAGAAATGCAAAACCCTTACAAATAGGATCACGGGTCTTTTTAGTTCCAGAGTTTACTGGGTTTATAGTCACCAGTCCAGGAAACCCTTTAAAAGCCAGGTTCAGGTCCTTATGTATGTTCTTCTTTTTCGGGAGGTTCCAAATACGAACATGAACGCCATCCTTACTGAGATCTGTGATAAAGTACAGGAAATTCATCAATCAGGCttatgttcaacaacactttcttcaaAGCTTCCATAGCGGCCAAATCACAAAATAAGTTGCCAAGAATTTCAAAAGGTTTCCAAAATGCAATGCTGAGGCAGGTGTGGTATCTACTAAGCAGAGTTGATACCAACAGTACAAGCATTTATTGTTTAAAGAGAAATCGACAAGATGTTCCACTTTAGTGTTAAAAATCTATTATGGACACTAATTTCGCCTTTAGCAACACACTTCTTTGATATCTACTTTATAGTTAACCAACAAACTAAAACCATTGCTGAGCTTTGGGATGGTAATCTACTTAGATGCACATTTAGAAGAACCTTCTCTGAAGATTTGATGATCCAATGGCAGGAGGTTCTTGCCATTGCTGGGTCAATTGTTCTATCTGATCAGGAGGACCAGATGATCTGGATGTATGAATTCAATGGGGTTTATTCATCCAAATCTTTATATGCTTTAGTTAACTTTAGAGGTGTTAAACCTGTTTACTTGCCTGCTGTTTGGAAGTTGAAAATTCCCCCTCGGATCCATATTTTTCTGTGGTTAATTTCTCATAATAAAATCATGACCAGGGACGACTTGAGGCGCAGAGGTATCCCAAAACCTCTAGAATGTACCTTATGTAAGGAGATAGAATCTGTAACACACTTGTTCTTTAATTGCATTGTATCTAAGCTGCTTTGGAATGATGTACATGATCACTGATTATCTAGGCATTGCCTCCAAATGGCTATGTGAAACTAGATACATGCAATTCAATGTGGTTTCATCTGCTGTTCTTTGGAGCATTTGGAACAACAGGAACTCTATTGTGTTTAACAGAAAACTTGGTTGAATATGAAACAGGTGTGGCACCTAAGCCTGGCTTTCTTGAGGGACTGGAAGGTGCCTTTCAAGGACCATGAATGGGAGCTCATGGATCAATTCAAACACCTGCTGACAAAGAAACTAAGGATGCCGATGGAGTTGGAGCCAGATTGAGCTGCCAGTCCCTGTTTCTATGAAATCAAAGGAGCCGGAGAGCGGTCCCTgtttttctaaaataaaataaaaataaaaatcgcCTCTTCGCAAGATGGCACTGAGCTAATTCCCCATTTCTTAACCAACTTTGAACGGTCCCTTGCATAAAATAGTTTTTGCATATCGGATAGCTCGGTATATCCAACATTGCAGCATTCACAAAATCTCAGATACTCCCTAAGATAAGCAGCAGGTGAGAATTCGCAGCTAGTATTATTACTTGGCTGACGATTCACAAACAAAGCAGAGGAATTGTGAGCTGATGAGAGCGCGGGGAGAGGAAGCTAACCTGCGCCGGTTTCTTTGGCCGAGCCAGCGGCCTTGACGCTCTTGGCCGGGGACTGGCGCCCCGCGCCGCCCAGGCCCATCTCCCGGAGAAGCTGCTCCTCAATGTCGGTGGTGTAGGTCTTCCCTACGCCGAAACCGGGCGGCTTGGGCCGATTCTTCAGAAAGATATCCTCGTCAACCGCCTCCTcaatgtcgtcgtcgtcgtcctcgtcatcgtcgtcatcgtcctcgtcgaAGCTTTGGCTGGTGGTGGGCACTGGCTCACGGCTCTGGCGGCCGTATTTCCTCAGGCGACGGAAGGCGAAGACGAGGTGCGACGCGCGGAGCCGGGACGGCGGGGGCCGCGAGAAGGCGACCGACGCCGACGCCGCAGCGGCGCAACGCGCGGCCGGCAGCAGTAGCAGCGGCATTTCGTCTGTGTTGAGGAGTAGCCAGTCAGTCTCGGTGGTTGTTTCCTCTTATCACCTCGAGAGTTACCTGGCGCCGTCCGATCCTTATCACGACCGCATCGCTCGCCCGCCCGCCCACACGCTCCTACCCGAGACCGGTCCGCCTCCACTCCGGCCATCTTCcgggcacgccgccgccgcctcccctccgcAACGGGGCAATCCTCGGCTAGGGGATTatgcttcgccttcgcctccatccTTGCCCGAGCTTCTCCCCGCCTCCATCCCACCCCGCCCTTCGCCGCCACCTGGCCGCCTCCCCACTCCGAAAGCTTCCCTTTCCAATTCCATCCGCCGTCGCTGCTCTCCGTGCTCGAAATCCCCTGCTTCGGCTCGCCGTAGACCGAGCGGTCTCCGGAGAGCGACGGCTGGGCGTGGATGAGGAGGACCTGGGCGAGGCACTCGCCAAGACACGGCAACTCGTGGAGTGCGCCATGTTCGCATCAGTTGCTGGCCTCGCCTACTTCCTAAGCAACTCCCTCGCCATCGAGGTAtacttccttccttccttccttcagATCGTTGTGCGACGTTTTCCTGCCAGTTTGGTGTCTCTATCTATTTAGTCTACTGTTGATAGATACATCATAGTCCCTGAAGCGGAGACTACTTTTAACGAATCATAGATGTGCTTGATAAATCTCGCCGGCATTTATACATGATGAAGTTTGACAGCTGATTCAAACTTCAAATTATCCACCGGTGGGTTTGCTTACAGCATATACTCGCTCAGAAAACTAGTTTGACAGCTGATTCAAACTTCAAATTATCATTTTTTCCTTATATTCCTTAAGTTATTAACCCTATTATTTGCAACTGAAATATTCGAATATTGTAATTTTCCATTCGAATTGGTGGAGTAATCAACCATGTATTTATTTGCTGATGCAGAATTACTTTAGTTGCTTTTTTCCATTGCCAATAGTCATCTCCTCCTTGAGATGGGGACTAGCAGCTGGCAGGAAAACTATGGTAAGTCTGACCATATGCTTCATTTTCATATCTAAAGAGCTGTCATATCTTTTATCTTTAATTTTGTTCCATTGCCTCACCAGGTGGCCACTGTTTTACTGCTATTCACATTGTCTGGCCCTGTAAAAGCGTCAACTTATCTGGTAAGTATCTATGTTCTGACTTATGATTCATGTCATAGTTGTAGCAATGGCAAGTGTGCAGTTTTAAACATGTACAGTTATCAATCCACATATTTATCTTGAAATTAACAGCTTTTGGTACTGCTGTGTAGTGTTGAATTGGTGGCTTCACATCATTGAATGAATAATAGTAAAGCATCAGTACGTCTTAGCACTAAAAGAAAGCAATATTGATACGGtagatccaagccaatccacctaagttgatgcccgatctttcacagcgagaacctggggtagagaatcctcccaagaacgcgatgaacgcagcctggagaagagggaacgaatccagcaagcaacggatcgatgaacgatacgcctcaaaccaagagctagacaatccttgaagaacacaagaaccttcgcagcggatataatagataacggcagcgccgtacccccggagggatgatacacgtgatcacacgcaatagggaaaccctaatatttttgactaaacttgttcttccctaaaccctagccgccccacctccttatatgaggggaagggtggccggccagcccttgctgggctgggcgccccactatgggcctccctaacttggttggacaggcccaaaccaagactgactcgatttattaaaaatccctaatttgccaatatatgacaattacaaaaactaagataattaagctggtggagtcctgaatctaggctccacataggcctccatgcccgtatcaaatATTCTCTGTGGAAAACTCCTATATTCATAGATAGCAAGCTGCAACAGCAAGGTTATCATTAATCAATCATTGAGCAAACAGTATTCCTTAGCTCATTTACGTACTTTAGTTTTGGTTTTGTTGGTGAACTTACCTTTTTCTCTTTGCTTGTCTGCATATGTTGGTCCATTAGTTCTGCATCTTCTGTGAGACTTAAAAGATCGAAAGAACTCTTCATTTTTTATGACTGAGGACATTCTTACATTCCTTGCTCTTGTTTTCCTGCAGCTTATGCATGGAGTAGTTGGTCTGGCCATGGGTACTATGTGGAGGTGAGGAATATAAAAGCTTAAAGGTGAAGCTTTCGCTTTCACCGTTAGCTTATTATAGATTTGCATTAGAGATGCATCTGTTCATCTGCAGCTTCCGCTCAGTGTTACTTTGGCCATGAGTAATGGTAACATTTGTTTCCTCTTCTTTCATCAGGTTGGAGACCAATTGGATTGTTTCTATTATACTTTGCTCAATTGTAAACATCTTTTCTCACTTGGTATTCATATTTTATAGATATATTCCTAAATGTTGATCACATAGAGATAACACATGTAAGGTTTTGGACAGCCTTACCATGAACGTTTTGAAAGATTCTACATAAAGTTAGGACATTCACCTTTTGTAAAGTTTTGAACATACTTATATAGTTTCTGTATGAAAATATGAATATAACTGTCTAGCCCATGACTAACAAATGCAAATCTCTGTATTCGTCCTTATACTCTTAGATATCCTTTGGATGAACTTTTGTACAGTAAAGGGTTACCTTTATGCTAGTTTTTGTCACAAAACTACTGAGTGAACTAAAACTAGTAATACGTACCAAATATTTCCTACGTTCTTTTTACTATTTTTAGCAAGTAGCATATTGTTTGCTATTTCTTCTAGGAAGGCAATACATGGCCAGTTCATGATTCTCTTAATTTGACGTCAAGTCTAAATTTACCAGATGAAACTTTCTTGTAACAGAATAAAGGTTGGAAGATATAATATATGCTGGTGCATAAGCTCATGTTTCTGTGATGACAAAGTGGATAGTTGATAGGTTCAAACAACATCAGACTTCAGTGTCAGTGGGTGGAAATAAATAAACAACCAGTGTTGCTAATACCAAAATTCAGGATCATTGGGTACTAAGAAATAAATAACAAGACTTGCTTACAAACTAGAGCAATATCAGATATTTTCCCAATGATCATTTCGATCAGATGTCTGTGTTACTCCCTTTCTAAGCTGACAATTTGATTTGCAGATCCGTGCTATGGGAGCTTGCGGATATGTTTTAGTGTCATCGTTCCTGATAAGAGAAAATATTCTTCAATTGGTATCTTTATTAATCTACTTGTCTATTCAACTTTAAGACCAACTGGGAGAGAGTCTGGTATTTTCAGTAACTTCTAATCATTTCAGATAACCGTTAACATACATGCCTCGTTGACGTTCATTCTGGCGGCGGCTGGTGTTAACGCAATTCCTTCCATGGATGCAATATATGTAATCTTTGGGACACTGGTAATTTTCAACCTGCCAAATTAAACTTATAGCACAAGCTTGCTTCATTTATTGACTTTTACTTTGTGTGACAGCTTCTACTTAACTGCGCGTTCTTTGTCTTCATACTgcatataatttacacaatctTCCTGACTAAGCTTGGAATCAAGCCTTCAGTGAGACTTCCAAGATGGCTGGACAAAGCAATTTTGAGTTGATAGGTAGAGTGCCACTATACTAATTCGTAGATGCAAATTTGCAACCTGACTGAACCTGAAGCATTTCAGTACACTTGCTTTCTCATAACCACAACAAGTCTGTGCTGCTGTCATGGCCTTATAAAATGGACATTCCTGTTTGGTTTCCTAGTACGTTGTTCTTATTGTACATTTATGCTAAACTAAATCTGTAGCACTGTAATACATGTATGTTATTTTTCTTTGTTGATGATTATTCAGAGTTGGTGAAACTGACTCATTAATTTCTCTGAACTGAATTGGTTGAATTGACTAATTAATATGCCTGATTCAGTGATCTTTTTTGACTGGTTGATTCAATAGTCTCATAGAGCTTGTTGGACTAATCTAGTACATTGTCCCAGAACTGCcccatgatgatacatcggcttgtTCTATGAGATATGCATGCTTCTGTAGTTGAGAAAATCCATAAATCACTTTGAGTTCCATGGTATGCAAAGAATAACTGCTTACTTATATATCCAATCagtttttaaaatttatttgcTCTGCGCCATGTCTTCTGGCATTGGCCTTATCAGCTTCCCTAGAAGAAAAATATTGCTTATGTGGCTGCGAACCATGGACCGCATTTTTTCTTGGATTCATAGTCAGTGTGAGTGGTACTCCAGTAAAATATGTGGGTACTGATTATATTGGTCACGAAGGAGAGCAAATAGGATCGAATTAGGTACAGTAGCAGATATTTTGTTGTGCATTGCATTCTCCTTATAGCCAAACGATGTAAATGTCAGAGTGGACTTTACATAACTTGTTTGCTTCTTCCAGTGCCACTGTGGCGTTTAGATAGAGCCATGACCAAAGGAGATAGAAGGTAGGGTTGTTTGCACCTATTAGCCTCGGTTGCATTGTAGCTTATTGTATATGTGAGAAGTGGATCAGCTGCCACTAGCACTTGGTCGGTGATGTTGCTGGTCACCTCAGGTATTATTATAAGTTAAAAGAAGCCTCCTTAGCATCACTGTTAACCCAAAAGAACCACTAACTTGTGCTATGGACTGTcgtaccttagagcatctccagccgcgtcccccaaagcaattttgggcgcgccggacaaaaaatgtattccagccgcgtcccccaaagcccatttttgtccggcgcgccccgat includes:
- the LOC124687982 gene encoding uncharacterized protein LOC124687982 — encoded protein: MLRLRLHPCPSFSPPPSHPALRRHLAASPLRKLPFPIPSAVAALRARNPLLRLAVDRAVSGERRLGVDEEDLGEALAKTRQLVECAMFASVAGLAYFLSNSLAIENYFSCFFPLPIVISSLRWGLAAGRKTMVATVLLLFTLSGPVKASTYLLMHGVVGLAMGTMWRLETNWIVSIILCSIIRAMGACGYVLVSSFLIRENILQLITVNIHASLTFILAAAGVNAIPSMDAIYVIFGTLLLLNCAFFVFILHIIYTIFLTKLGIKPSVRLPRWLDKAILS
- the LOC124692848 gene encoding uncharacterized protein LOC124692848; the protein is MPLLLLPAARCAAAASASVAFSRPPPSRLRASHLVFAFRRLRKYGRQSREPVPTTSQSFDEDDDDDDEDDDDDIEEAVDEDIFLKNRPKPPGFGVGKTYTTDIEEQLLREMGLGGAGRQSPAKSVKAAGSAKETGADLSKDGVHVRIWNLPKKKNIHKDLNLAFKGFPGLVTINPVNSGTKKTRDPICKGFAFLKLESVEAATRFVEEYSSKDVLFGKVQKPIKCCIAEGHSSTDTSNQASGVQVPGPSNPQRLVTVR